Proteins encoded together in one Falco peregrinus isolate bFalPer1 chromosome 2, bFalPer1.pri, whole genome shotgun sequence window:
- the SSTR2 gene encoding somatostatin receptor type 2, with product MELEYELPNATAFWFSPASPFDNFSVEAPTNGSQNATGQHFDLTSNAILTFIYFVVCIIGLCGNTLVIYVILRYAKMKTITNIYILNLAIADELFMLGLPFLAMQVALVHWPFGKAICRIVMTVDGINQFTSIFCLTVMSVDRYLAVVHPIKSAKWRRPRTAKMINMAVWGVSLVVIMPIMIYAGVQHNHGRSSCTIIWPGESGAWYTGFIIYAFILGFLVPLTIICLCYLFIIIKVKSSGIRVGSSKRKKSEKKVTRMVSIVVAVFIFCWLPFYIFNVSSVSVLIVPTPVLKGMFDFVVVLSYANSCANPILYAFLSDNFKKSFQNVLCLVKVSGMDEADRSDSKQDKSRLNETTETQRTLLNGDLQTSI from the coding sequence ATGGAGCTGGAATACGAGCTGCCCAATGCCACCGCATTCTGGTTCTCCCCGGCTTCCCCCTTTGACAACTTCTCCGTGGAGGCACCCACCAACGGGTCACAGAATGCCACAGGCCAGCACTTTGACCTGACCAGCAATGCCATCCTCACCTTCATCTACTTCGTGGTTTGCATCATAGGGCTGTGTGGCAACACGCTGGTGATATATGTCATCCTTCGTTATGCCAAGATGAAGACCATCACCAATATCTACATCCTCAACCTGGCCATTGCAGATGAGCTGTTCATGCTCGGTCTGCCCTTCCTGGCCATGCAGGTCGCCCTGGTACACTGGCCCTTTGGCAAAGCCATCTGCAGAATTGTCATGACGGTGGATGGCATCAACCAGTTCACCAGTATCTTCTGCTTGACGGTTATGAGTGTTGACCGGTACCTGGCTGTCGTCCACCCCATTAAATCCGCCAAGTGGAGGCGGCCCAGGACAGCCAAAATGATCAACATGGCCGTTTGGGGTGTCTCCCTGGTGGTAATCATGCCCATCATGATTTATGCTGGAGTGCAGCATAATCACGGCAGGAGTAGCTGCACCATCATCTGGCCAGGAGAGTCAGGCGCCTGGTACACAGGCTTCATCATCTATGCCTTCATCCTGGGCTTCCTGGTGCCTCTCACTATTATCTGCCTTTGCTACTTGTTCATCATTATCAAAGTGAAGTCCTCAGGCATCCGCGTGGGTTCctccaagaggaaaaaatctgaGAAGAAAGTTACCAGGATGGTCTCCATTGTGGTTGCCGTCTTCATCTTCTGCTGGCTCCCCTTCTACATCTTTAACGTCTCCTCGGTCTCTGTCCTGATCGTGCCCACACCCGTCCTCAAGGGCATGTTCGACTTTGTGGTGGTCCTCAGTTACGCCAACAGCTGTGCCAACCCCATCCTTTATGCCTTCTTGTCTGACAACTTCAAGAAGAGCTTTCAGAATGTCCTCTGCCTGGTGAAGGTCAGCGGCATGGATGAGGCGGACCGGAGCGACAGCAAGCAGGACAAATCCAGGCTCAATGAGACCACAGAAACCCAAAGGACCCTGCTCAATGGTGACCTGCAGACAAGCATCTGA